The following proteins come from a genomic window of Salvia hispanica cultivar TCC Black 2014 chromosome 4, UniMelb_Shisp_WGS_1.0, whole genome shotgun sequence:
- the LOC125221041 gene encoding protein trichome birefringence-like 34: MHFELRKTVANYAGFFTFLVAFMIIAVAFHRAGDNGSFKLPQRQEKTKYDETAKIFSWSKNCSLFSGRWIFDNVSYPLYEERACSFMMDYYACLKFGREDVQYQNWRWQPHHCNLPRFNGTTLLEKIRGKRLVFVGDSLNRNQWVSMLCLIESALSPSSPKSVINKGNLFIFKATEYNATIEFYWSPYLVESDCDNPFDHSNLHNRTVRITTIEKHATRWHDADFLVFDSYAWWIDDPNITLSWGSFGSSDKRVYADSMIRRYEMALNVWSDWLESNINRTRTKLLFMSPSPFHVSRGGNGDVVSICHSKVEPVLEIEETKTGLDRDMMHIVDAVIQQMKARGLNIEYLNISHMSDYRLDAHPSIYRKFPHNFSKERLKIFADCLHWCLPGLPDIWNQILYSYIVTPA; this comes from the exons ATGCATTTTGAATTGAGGAAAACTGTAGCCAACTATGCAGGTTTCTTCACCTTCCTCGTAGCTTTCATGATAATCGCCGTTGCTTTTCACCGAGCAGGCGACAACGGGAGCTTCAAGCTGCCACAACGCCAAGAAAAAACTAAGTACGATGAGACTGCAAAGATATTTAGTTGGAGCAAAAATTGCAGCTTATTTTCAGGCAGATGGATTTTTGACAACGTTTCGTACCCATTGTACGAGGAGAGAGCATGCTCGTTCATGATGGACTACTACGCGTGTCTAAAGTTTGGAAGAGAAGATGTTCAATATCAGAACTGGAGATGGCAACCTCATCACTGCAATCTTCCAAG GTTCAATGGAACAACATTACTGGAGAAAATAAGGGGGAAAAGGTTAGTGTTTGTGGGAGATTCATTAAATAGGAATCAATGGGTTTCGATGCTTTGCCTAATCGAGTCTGCTCTTTCTCCATCTTCTCCAAAATCAGTGATCAATAAAGgcaatttattcattttcaagGCTACc GAATACAATGCAACGATCGAATTCTATTGGTCGCCGTATCTAGTAGAATCTGACTGCGACAATCCATTTGATCACTCGAATCTTCACAATCGTACGGTCAGGATAACGACAATCGAGAAGCATGCTACAAGATGGCATGATGCAGATTTCCTCGTCTTCGATTCCTATGCATGGTGGATTGATGACCCAAACATCACACTCTC ATGGGGATCTTTTGGGAGTTCCGACAAAAGAGTTTATGCGGATTCGATGATCCGTCGCTACGAGATGGCCTTAAATGTATGGTCGGATTGGTTGGAAAGCAACATTAATCGAACAAGAACTAAGTTGCTCTTTATGAGCCCTTCGCCTTTTCACGTGTCTCG GGGCGGCAACGGGGATGTTGTGTCGATATGTCACAGTAAAGTCGAGCCGGTTTTGGAAATAGAGGAGACAAAAACTGGTCTTGATCGAGATATGATGCATATAGTCGACGCTGTCATACAACAAATGAAGGCGCGAGGTCTAAATATcgaatatttgaatatatcgCATATGTCGGATTACAGATTAGATGCCCATCCATCAATCTACAGAAAGTTTCCTCATAATTTTAGTAAAGAACGACTTAAGATCTTTGCAGATTGTCTCCACTGGTGTCTTCCCGGATTGCCTGATATTTGGAACCAAATTCTTTATTCCTATATTGTTACACCCGCATAA